The Thermomicrobiales bacterium genome contains the following window.
GTCCAGCCGGCGCTCAACGAGCGCGATCTGTCCGGAAAGGTTGAAGACCTCGGCGCGCAGCGCGTTGTCGGCGGTCATGCGGGCCAGCTCTTCGGCGCGTTCCGCGAGGGCCGACGCATGATCGCTCTGCCCGGAGCGCAGCATCGCTTCGCCGGCCGCGATCAACCAGTGAGCTTCACCCGGCACGTCGCCCAATGCTCGCGCGCCATGGACGGCGTTCTCCAGCTCGTTCAGCGCCTCAACCTCACGGTGAACCAGCATCAGCGCGCTCCCGAGCAGCCCGTGCGTCCTGACACTGAACTGCGGGTCGTCGACCTGGCGGATGAGGTCGCGAGCGTCAGACAGCTCGCGAATCGCGTCTGCCGGCCGGTCTGCTTCGAGGTAGATCTGTCCGCGCGTCAACCTTGCGCGAGCAACCTCGGTCCGGTTGCCGAGTCGAGTCTCGAGCGCGATCACCTCGTCGAAGTGGCGCAGCGCGTCGTCGCGTCGGTCGAGCTGGAGGTCGAGGCGCGAAAGCATCGCAAGCGCGCGGGATTCCATCGACAGGTCGCCCAGCCGGCGCGAGCGGTCGAGTGCAATATCGAGCCGTTCGGCCGCCACTTCTGGCATCTCCAGCTCGAGCATGAGCGCGCCAGTTCGAAAGGCAACCTCGGCCTGGAGCGCGTCGTCGACTGTGCGGTCTGCGGCATCGCTGGCTTGCTGGAGCAGCATCAGGCAACCGTGGAGATCCCCGCGCTCGCGCAGGATCGCAACCTGGCGGAGTAGCGCGTCCACGGCGCTAGAGTAGTCCCCGATGCGCCGGGCGCTGCGGGCGGCCCGATGATAGAGGTCGTGGGCGTCGGCAACGTCGCCGTCCGACAGCGCAATGTCGGCCAGCAGGATCGCGGTCTGGATGTCGTCGCGGGTGTCACTCTCCTCGCGGCCGGCATCGAGCTGCTGTATCAGAAGATCACGCGCCATCTCCGTCTCGCCGCGCTCGAATGCGCTTCGGGCAAGTCGGTTGAGGGAGCGCTTCTGGCCGGCAACGTAGGAGATCCGCTGTGCTGTCAGCAGTGCGTCGCGCAACTGCTGCTCGCGTTCGCGCTCGTCGCGATCATCGACAAGTAGATCAGCGACGCGAAGGTGCAGGTCGACGAGTACCTTCTCGAACCCCTTTGCGTGCGCGGTCGCAACGTTCAGTTGGGCGAGGGTGAGCGCGAACTCGGGGTTCACGCGGGATTCGAACTCGACCTGGTGATCGAGCTCGATCAGATCACCGTCTGCAATCCGACCGTTTACCTGGAACGACTGAGCAGCGGCCAGCGCGCGGTCGAGCGGCATCCGGCCGACGGTGACGTCGGCGGCAAGCCGGTAGAGCGGATTAGCCTCGATGCCCTGGTATCGTCGCAGCCATCGACTGAACATCTCCAGCATCGGCTCTGGAACCCTCCCCGCGTCGGCCTGATCCTCGCCCTACGGCCAGGGTGCTTCATCACACATCGCTCGTTGCAGCGTGTCGAGCGTTACGTTACCCCCACTGACGATCAACCCGACTCGTTGGCCGCGGAGATCGTCCGCCAGCAACCCGGCAGCTGCTAATGATGCCGCGCCAGCGCCTTCGCTGACGAGGTGTGCTTTGTCGAGCAGAAGCACCATTGCCTGGCGCATCTCTTCTTCGGAGACGAGCACGACATCGTCGACGAGCTCCTGCATGATTCGAAATGGTGTCTCGAACGGCACTCTCGTGGCCAGTCCTTCGGCGAACGTGCTGCCGCCCTCCAGGGAGATCATCTGCTTTTGATGAAACGACTCATAGACGGCCGGCATATTCCGCGTTTGCACGGCGATGATGCGTGTCTGCGGGCGCATCGCCTTGAACACAATCGCCGTCCCACACACTCCGGAGCCGCCGCCGACCGGCACGATCACCGTGTCAAGATCCGGGGCAGCCTCGATGAGCTCCAATGCATAGGTGCCGACTCCGGTCAGGAGCCAGGGCTCATTCGCGGGATGGATGTACCGCATGCCCTCGCGTCGCGCGTGAGCTTCCGCCTCGTCGCGACACGCATCGAAGTCGGCGCCCGACTCTACGACTTCCGCGCCAAGTCGCCGGGTTGCCGCGACTTTGTCCGGGTTGTTGATCTCGGGCATATAGATCACTGCGCGCACCCCGAATTCGCGGGCCGCGTAGGCGATCGACTGCGCATGGTTGCCGGTGGATGCTGTGACGACGCCACGCGCGCGTTGCTCCGGATCGAGGCGGCTCATGAAGTAGATGCCGCCACGCACCTTGAATGCGCCGACGGGTTGCATGTTCTCGCACTTGAGCGTCAGCGCGAGGCCAAGGTGCTCGTCCAATGCGGGCGAGCGGACGATCGGCGTTGGCGGGAGGTAGCGATTGACGACGAGGCGCGCGGCGAGAATATCGGAGATGGTTGGAGCAGTCGTTGCCATCGTGGTCAGTCCCCCTGCCGTCTCCGACCGGGCTGCCTACGAAGCGCCTTGATCGGTGCTGGGCGCGGAGTGGACCCGGTTGGTCTGTAAGCCTCCAGCGAGTATATCATCGTCACGGTTGACCTTACGTTCATACCCTTGGCCGATCGTGACGGAAGGACTGCTCGTGACCGTTGATTCGAGCTCATTTTCTCAACGGCTCCGCGCCGCGCAGCAGACGCAAGAATCACTTCTCTGTGTTGGGCTCGATCCGGATATCAATCGATTCCCGGATGGCTTCGCCCGTACCCCGGAGTCGGTTGCCGATTTCAACCGCGCCATCATCGAGGCTACCGTCGATCTGGCCTGCTGTTACAAGCCGAACATGGGCTTCTATCTCCAGTACGGCATTCCGGGTGTCGAGGCGCTGGCGCGCCTGCGCGACGATGTGCCTTCCCATATCCCGGTGCTGCTGGACGCGAAGCTTGGCGATATCTCGGTGACGAGCGCCGGATACGCGAAGGCTGTCTTCGAGACATGGCGCTACGATGCGGTGACGGTCAACCCGTTCCTCGGTCACGACTCGCTCGAGCCATTCCTCGCCTACTCCGACCGCGCGATCTTTGTCCTGGCCAAGACGTCCAATCCCGGCAGTGGCATGCTGCAGGATCGCCTTCTCGCCGGGGATGGCGCGAGCGAGACAGTGACGATGGCGGTCGTTCGCCACGCTCGTGAGTGGAGCAGCGGAGGGAACGTCGGGCTTGTGGCAGGAGCTACCTGGCCGCGCCAGCTTGCCGAGATTCGCCAGGCGGCCCCGGAGTTGCCGATCCTGATCCCGGGTGTTGGCGCACAGGAAGGGGATCTTGCGGCGGCTGTGTCGGCCGGCCTCGATGCGGAGGGTTACGGCATCCTGGTTAACGCCAGCCGCGCCATCACCTACGCATCGGCCGGCCGCGACTTTCAGCAGGCAGCCCGGGCGGCGGCGCTGGCGCTACGCGACGGGATCAACGCGGCGCGCTCAGGCGCGGCGGGGTAGCTCACCCTGCCAGCCGCGATGGCACGACGCGCCATTGGGCCTCGGCCCGCCTCCCGCCGCCGATCCAGCGGTGATAGCTGTCGAGCTCGTCACGATGGTCCCCCCAGTCCCGGAAGATAACCGGCAGTTGGGACGCGTAGCAATCGATCGCTCGGCACTTGCGTTCGAACGCGTCGTCGTCCAGCCCAACGAGCCGAACCTCGCGGGCAACGCCGGACGCCAGCCGCGGGGTGATCGCGCGCCGGTCCAGCGCATAGGGCAGGTCGGCATACGCCCAGACTCGTACCCCTCGTGCAGCCAGCCGGCGGCCGGCACGAAGGACGATCTGGTGATCGACATGATGGCCAATCGCGAGCGGGACGACTAGCTCCTCGGGATCGAGGGCCAACAATGCCTCGACGATCCGGTCGATCGTCGGCATGTCCTCGTCGAGCAGCCTCCCGAATAGCGCCTCGTCCGAGTCGTATCGCGGGTCGCGATAGATCGCATCGAGCTCGTCGAGCCATATCGGCGTGACCCGGTCACCGAGCGCCGCGGCGGCGCAACGATCCTCACCCTGGCGTTGACTGGCGATCGTGTTCGTTTCCAGACCCCAGCGCTCATGCTGCGATCGGGCGAAGGCGCCCACTCCTCCCTGCGGCTGGCCGGCGAAGACTGTGACAATCTGGGCCCCGTCGTCTCGCGCCGCGATCGCGACGGCGCCTCCGCATGAGAGTGCGACATCGTCAGGATGCGGGGCGACGAACAGGCGGCGCATATCAGGCTGTCCCGCGGACGCGGGCGTCGCCAACGCGGCGGGTAACGCGCTGCTGGTCGAAGTATTCGAGCACAGCCTGGGCGTACTTGCGGCTTGTTCCGAAGACATCACGGAACTCCGCCAGCGTGATGCTTTCACGCTCGTCGATAATCTCGCGGACCTGTCGTTCGATCTGCGCTAACTCATCCACGCCATAGACGACCCCGTCGGCGATCCGGACGACCTGTCCGAGTTCCGCCATCGCCGCGAGCAGGTCGGGATCGACTCCGAATGCGTCGGGCGCGGGCGGGGACACTGGCTCGGCAGCCAGCGCTGCCAGGTAAGCGCCCGCTCGCCGCTGCTGATCCTGCGAGAGCGCGATCTGATGGTCGGGTAGCGCGATCAGGCTCCCGAGGTCAGCGATCGAGAACTCGGCTGCCAACGATTGCAGCAGCGCATCGGCGGCTCGGCCACGGATCGTGATGCGGCTCTTGATCTCCTCTCGGGGCATGCCCCGTCGGAGCGGCCATCAACGGTGATAGTCATGTAGCAGATTGACGATCGACAAGCGCTCGGATTCCAACCGATCGCGTCGGATGATCAGGCGGTTTGGCGCGAGTGGAACATCGTCCCCCGGGCCCAGCGGCGCGACGAGATCATCGACAGAAGCCACCGACGATCGAGCGGAATCGAGGTCGATCGAAAGCCGTTCAGCCAGAGTCCGCAGCTCGATCGGCCCGTCGGCCAGTAGTTGAACGAGTCGTTCCTCGGTGGTGCCGGTCGACCGTGTTTCGAGATTCTGCAGCACGTCGTTCCGAAATCGTCGATGGCGACGGGGCTGCGTGTCGACAATCCGGCCTCCGCCCAGCGTCTGACTAGGCGATGCGCGACGGATGATGAAGTGATCGCCGGCCACCGCCGCAATCGGTTGGTCGAGGCGGATCTGGACCCAGCCATCGGCCCCTGGTGACAGGTGTTCTGTGTCCAATAGAGTCAGATGACCCGATGATTCGGCCGCGCCAACGAACACGTCGATTGGCTCGTTCTGCTCCAGCGGAGCTGGTGCGTCCGCGACGACCCGCAATCGCGCGTCGAGGAGCGCGGTCGGTCGCAACCAGCCGGGGGTCGTCAACACATCACCGCGATGGACGGCTTCGCGATCGACCCCGGTCAGATTGACCGCTGTGCGCGAGCCGGGTAGCGCGCGGTTTGTCTTCCGTCCGTGGCTCTGGAGGCCGCGGATACGGCTCCGAATCCCACCCGGCGCAAGCTCGATTTCCTGGCCGACCTCAAGCGGACCGCCGCTGAGGGTCCCGGTTACGACCGTCCCGAAGCCAGCGACAGTGAACGCTCGATCGACCGGGAGCCGCGGACGCCCGGCCGTCGATCTGACCGGCAGCGCCGAGGCGAGCTGGTCGATCTGGGCGATCAGGTTATCCAGACCGGCTCGTGAGAGTGAATCCACCGCCACGATCGGCGCGTCCGCGAGCGAGGCGCCGGCAAGTCGTTCGCGTGTTTCCTCTGTAACCAGCTCCAGCCACTCTGCATCGACAAGATCGCGCTTCGTCAGCACGACGATGCCGTGTTGGATGTCGAGCAGGTCCAGGATGGCGAGGTGCTCTGCGGTCTGCGGCATCGGTCCTTCGTCTGCGGCGATCACGAGGAGCGCAAGGTCAATCCCGCCGACGCCGGCGAGCATATTCTTGATAAAGCGCTCGTGTCCGGGCACGTCGATGACGCTGAGCGACAGCCCTCCGGGTAGACCCAGCCACGCGAACCCCAGGTCTATCGTCATCTCCCGCTCGCGCTCCTCACGGAGCCGGTCTGGATCGATGCCAGTCAACGCGCGGACGAGGCTCGATTTCCCATGGTCGACGTGTCCAGCCGTCCCGGCAACGACTGTCGATGCCGAAAGCGACGTGGTATTGCTATGGTTGGTTGTTGATGCCATCTGGTTCAACCCTGATGCGTTCTGTGAGGCCGGCCCGCAGTATAGCAACGCATCCCGCCGCTTCCACGTTGCTACGATTGAGATGGCTAGTCCGGGCCGCTATCGAGGAGCCCCGCGTGACCGCAGAAACAGGCCGCCCTATCCGCCCGTGGATTGGCGATCCTCCACGCACCGATCCCCCAGAGCATGTCGGTTATGTCGAGTTATCGCGAGAACGGTTGCGGATGGGCCCGATGACCGTCGTGGGCTTTGTGCTCATTCCTGTGTGGTGGTATGTCATCGCGACGCTCGTTATGCTGGCCGGCGGCTCGAAGAGCCTGAGCTTTGCGATCGACGGACGGTCGCTCGTGTTCGGGTTGCTGATTGCGCTCGTTGCGGTTCCCGTTATCCACGAGCTGATCCACGGTGTTGCGGGCAAGCTGGTGGGTGTCAAGCCAGCGTACGGGGTTGGACCAGGGTTCGCATACACGACGTTTCGCGAGCCCCTCGGCAAGTGGCAATACCTTGCCGTCGGGCTGGCCCCGCTCGTTGTCCTCACGATTCTGTCGGTGATCGTCGCGGCGCGATTTGAATCGGCTGCGATCGGCGCGATCTTTTTCGCGGTCATCAACGCGGCCGGCGCGATCGGTGATATCTGGATGAGTTGGCGGATCGTTCGCGCGCCGCGCGGGGCGATCTTCTACGATCTTGCCGACGGCTTTGCCGTCCTCATTCCCGACCCGTCCACCCGCGCCCGATAGCCCTCCGCGTCAGTCAGCGGCCAGTGCCGCAATCCGCGCGACGCGCGGCTCTGGCGCCAGGAGCTCGGCGATCGCCAGTGCCCGCGCGACAATGCGTTCGAGCACGTCTGGCGCGATCGACTGCTGGGCGTCGCAGAGCGCGTCATCAGGCGAAGGATGCACCTCGACGATCAGACCCTGCGCCCCTGCCGCTATTCCTGCCAGCGCCATTGGCTCGACCAGCTGACGCAGGCCTGTGCCATGGCTGGGGTCGACGACGACCGGCAGATGGGTCAACTGCCGCGCGAGTGGCACGGCGTTCAAGTCGAGCGTGAATCGGGTGGCGGTGTCGAAGCTGCGGATGCCACGCTCGCAGAGGACAACCTGATCGTTGCCGCCGGCCAGAAGGTACTCGGCTGACATCAGCCATTCCTCAACGGTCGCCGAAAAGCCGCGCTTGAGCAGGATCGGCTTGCCAGCAGTCGCCGCACGGCGCAGCAGCGGGAAGTTGGCCATATTGCGCGAGCCAATCTGAAGCATGTCGGCATAATGGGCAACGAGGTCGACCTGGTCCGGCTCCATCACTTCAGTGACGACCGGCAGCCCGGTAACGTCGCGCGCCAGGGCCAGAATCTGGAGGCCTTCCTCGCCCAGTCCCTGGAAGGAGTAGGGGGAGGTGCGCGGCTTAAACGCCCCGCCACGCAGCATGTGTGCGCCGGCCGCCTTGACCGCGTGGGCTGCCTCGAGCATCTGGTCGCGTCCCTCGATGACACAAGGGCCGGCCATGATGACCGTCTCGCTCCCGCCGACGACGACATCGCCGATGTGAACCCGGGTGCCATCGGGTCGTGCTTCACGCTGGGCGAGCATGTATGGCCGTGTCGCCGGCGTGACCGCGGCGACGCCGGCCAGCATTGCGATTTCGTCGCGCAGCTGTGGTGTCATCGTCCGCCCGGAGACACCGATGACGGTGTTGCCGCCGCGCCCGAGCACGTGCGTCTGAAAGCCGCGCTCCTGGACCATCCTGACGATCTGCCGTTGCTGGTCGAGGTCGCCTTCGGCGTTCATCGTAATGATCATGTCTTCCCCGGTCCTTCCCTCGTTGCCACCCAACTCATCGCAAATCCGAGCAACAAAAAAGCAGAGGTATTGCCTCTGCTCCTCCGACGCCCCTGGTATGTGCTAGACGGTTATCTGCTCAACCCCGAATAGCCCACCAGCGACGCCGGAGGGGTAAAGTAAAAGTAGAACCACCAGTATGATGGCTGCTGCTCTACCAGGCTATTCGAGTGATCACTGATCGTCTGCTCCATAGTAGAGCCATGGTACGAGCCGATGTTGGAGATGTCAAGGACGAATTTCCGCGTGCCATTATCCGACCGTGTTCACATGCTATACAGGCGGTTGAATCGGGACGCACGTCGCACAACAGGGGAGCCGGGATGAGCCAGAAAACGGATTCGCGCGGGTTCGGGCCTCTGCGCGGGGTTCGGGTACTCGACCTCGGGACAATGATCGCCGCCCCATATGCCGCGTCGATGTTGGCCGACTTCGGCGCGGAGGTCATCAAGGTCGAGATGCCCGGCGCGGGTGATCCCAGCCGCGACCTCCTGCCGCAAGTTGAAGGCTACTCGGTTCGCTGGGGTAGCTTCAGCCGCAATAAGAAATGCGTCACGATCAATCTCAAGTCGCCCGCCGGCCGCGACCTCTTTCTCGATCTCGCTCGCCAGGCCGATATGATCGTCGAGAACTTCCGCCCCGGCACGCTTGACCGGCTTGGCCTCGACTACGAGACGCTCAAACAGGCAAACCCGCGCATCATCGTCGTCCATATCTCCGGGTACGGACAGACTGGCCCGAATCGGGAGCTGGCAGGCTTCGGGACGCCAGCCACCGCGTTCAGCGGTGTCACCTATCTGACCGGCTACCCCGACCGGCCGCCGGTTAGTCCGCCGTTCTCGCTCGCAGACTACGTCGCCGGCCTGACTGGCGCATTCGCCGGGTTGATGGCGCTCTACTACCGCGACACCAGCGGGGATGACGAGGGCCAGGAGGTGGATGTCTCGCTCTACGAGCCCCTCTTCCGGATGCTCGAGGCGCTTGTTGCCGAGTTCGACAGGTTGGGCGCGGTCCGCGAGCGGACTCCCTTCGTGGCAGCCGGCGCCAGCCCGGCAGGGACGTATCGGACGGCGGACGGCAAGTGGGCTGTGCTGGTCTGCAGCACTCAGCGAACCTGGGAGCGGCTCCCGGCGGCAATCGGCCGGCCGGAGCTGCTGGATGATCCTCGCTTCGCGACGAACGCCGATCGTGTCGCGCATGATGACGCCCTTGACGCGCTATTGGTGAGTTGGTTCGAAGCGCGGACCTACGGCGAGGCGAAAGCGCGGCTCGACGTTGCTGGATGTCCGGTAAGCCTCGTCTACTCGATTGCCGACATCTTTGCCGATGAGCACTACCACGAGCGCGAAAGTATCGTGGAGGTTCAACACCCGACGGTCGGGACGCTGAAGATGCCGGGCATTATTCCGAAGCTCTCACGCACGCCTGGTCGGGTTGTGTTCCCAGGTCCGGCGCTGGGCGAACACAATCGCGATGTGTTCGGCGGGTTGCTGGGCCTGGATGACGAACAGATTCGCGCTCTTTCCGACGACGGAGCGATCTAGTCGGCGACTGGGATTTGACATACGACCATCGGCGCTGCTACCATCCTCGGCAATCGAATAGCCGAACGACGACGAACGGAACGAGTACGCGCCCGAGCACGGGTCAGCGAGCCGGCAGGTGGTGAGAGGCCGGCGCCGCAGCAGGCGTGGAATGGATCCGGGAGTTGCGCTCCGAACAGGCCAACGGCCTCAGTAGGCGGCGCCGGAGGGCTCCACCGTTACCCAGGAGCTGGATATCGGACGTGTGATGCGTCCCGTATCTGACAAGGAGGGCCGTCTCGCGAGGGACGAGCCAATCCGGGTGGTACCGCGGAGCGCGCCAGACGCCTTCGTCCCGAGACAGGGACGAGGGTTTTTTGTTGTCCCCGGAATACCGGGGGCAGTACTGGACGGACGAGCGCATCGTGTTTTCTGGAGTCAATCAGGCGAACCTGATACGGCCGGCCACGGTCGCGGAATGGAGCCGGGCAAGCTGGCGTCGCTGAACTGCGCCAGACACACCGTGCTGCGAAAGTTCGCTGTTATCGAAGGGCCGGATTCCACGATGATCGATACAACCGCTGTTCCCGACAGTGCCACCAGGTCCACCGAGTCCCACCGCTATTCGCTGAGCCTCGACGATGTCATTGCGCTCCGCGAACAGGGCAATGTGATCCCCATCTATCGTGAGATCATGGCCGACCTTGAGACGCCCGTGTCCGCGTATCTAAAGGTGGCCGAGGGACCGCACTCCTTTCTTCTGGAGAGTGTCGAGGGCGGCACGACCCTGGCCCGTTACTCGTTCCTTGGTAGTGACCCATATCTCGTTGTGCGGCTCGAGGATGGCATCGCGAACGTCAACCAGGGCGGCTACAAGCAGTCTGTCCCCTACGACGACCCGCTCGTCGCACTCCAGCAGTTTCTGGCGCCGTATCGGGCGGTGAATGTCGAGGGTCTGCCACGCTTTCTGGGCGGCGCAGTCGGATACCTGTCATACGAGGCCGTGCGCTACTTCGAGGATCTGCTGGTTGCGCCGGATAACCCGAATCCGTTCCCGGACGGCGTATTCATCTTCGTCGACACAATGCTCGTCTTCGATCACCTGGAGCGAAAGATCAAGGTCGTCTCCCACGTCCACGTCGACGATGACACGCCGATCGAGCGGTCCTACGACGAAGCGACCGAGCGGATTGAGCGTCTGGCCGGCCGGCTGGAGCGTGGCGTCACCGTCGTCCCGACTGGCGACCGCCCGCTGCCGGACACAAGCGTCCGCGATCGGGCGCGGCACAACATGGGCCGCGAGACGTACAACACGATGATCGACCGGGCGAAGGAGTACATTCAGGCCGGCGACATCTTCCAGGTTGTCCTCTCCCAGCGTATCGAGATTGAGACTGGCATCCATCCCTTCACCCTCTACCGGGCGTTGCGGACGGTGAACCCGTCGCCGTTCATGTTCTACCTGCAGCTTGGGGACGAGCAGATCGTCGGCGCTTCTCCGGAGGCACTGATCCGGCTCGATGGCCGGACGTTGACGACCCACCCGATCGCCGGTACCCGGCGGCGCGGACAGGACGATGCCGAGGATCTGCGACTCGAAGCCGAGCTGCTGGCTGACGAGAAGGAACGGGCCGAGCATGTGATGCTGGTCGACCTTGCGCGCAACGACATCGGCCGAGTCGCGACGCCGGGGACGGTCGAGGTTCCGGTGCTGCTGACGACCGAGCGCTTCTCGCACGTCATCCATCTGGTCAGTCATGTCACTGGCGAGATCCGCGCCGACCTGAGCGCGGTCGATGCGCTTCGCGCCTGCTTCCCGGCTGGGACAGTGTCGGGCGCGCCGAAGATCCGGGCGATGCAGATCATTGCCGAGCTGGAGCGCGACCGGCGCGGGTTCTACTCCGGCTGCGTCGGCTACCTCGCCTACTCCGGGAACATGGACATGGCCCTTGCGTTGCGGACGGTCGCCATTCGTGATGGAACAGTCATCATGCAGGCCGGCGGCGGGATCGTCTACGACTCGACCGCCGACTTCGAGTACCAGGAGACGTTGAACAAGATGGGCGCCGGGCTGCGGGCGATCGAGGTCGCCGAGGAGATCGAGCGCGGCGCGCGCAGAGCGGGGGCACGAGCATGATCGTCCTTATCGATAACTACGACTCGTTCACCTACAACCTCTATCAGTACCTGTGCGAGTTGGGTG
Protein-coding sequences here:
- the selB gene encoding selenocysteine-specific translation elongation factor, yielding MASTTNHSNTTSLSASTVVAGTAGHVDHGKSSLVRALTGIDPDRLREEREREMTIDLGFAWLGLPGGLSLSVIDVPGHERFIKNMLAGVGGIDLALLVIAADEGPMPQTAEHLAILDLLDIQHGIVVLTKRDLVDAEWLELVTEETRERLAGASLADAPIVAVDSLSRAGLDNLIAQIDQLASALPVRSTAGRPRLPVDRAFTVAGFGTVVTGTLSGGPLEVGQEIELAPGGIRSRIRGLQSHGRKTNRALPGSRTAVNLTGVDREAVHRGDVLTTPGWLRPTALLDARLRVVADAPAPLEQNEPIDVFVGAAESSGHLTLLDTEHLSPGADGWVQIRLDQPIAAVAGDHFIIRRASPSQTLGGGRIVDTQPRRHRRFRNDVLQNLETRSTGTTEERLVQLLADGPIELRTLAERLSIDLDSARSSVASVDDLVAPLGPGDDVPLAPNRLIIRRDRLESERLSIVNLLHDYHR
- a CDS encoding SelB C-terminal domain-containing protein, with the protein product MAELGQVVRIADGVVYGVDELAQIERQVREIIDERESITLAEFRDVFGTSRKYAQAVLEYFDQQRVTRRVGDARVRGTA
- a CDS encoding PIG-L family deacetylase, whose product is MRRLFVAPHPDDVALSCGGAVAIAARDDGAQIVTVFAGQPQGGVGAFARSQHERWGLETNTIASQRQGEDRCAAAALGDRVTPIWLDELDAIYRDPRYDSDEALFGRLLDEDMPTIDRIVEALLALDPEELVVPLAIGHHVDHQIVLRAGRRLAARGVRVWAYADLPYALDRRAITPRLASGVAREVRLVGLDDDAFERKCRAIDCYASQLPVIFRDWGDHRDELDSYHRWIGGGRRAEAQWRVVPSRLAG
- a CDS encoding tetratricopeptide repeat protein, which translates into the protein MLEMFSRWLRRYQGIEANPLYRLAADVTVGRMPLDRALAAAQSFQVNGRIADGDLIELDHQVEFESRVNPEFALTLAQLNVATAHAKGFEKVLVDLHLRVADLLVDDRDEREREQQLRDALLTAQRISYVAGQKRSLNRLARSAFERGETEMARDLLIQQLDAGREESDTRDDIQTAILLADIALSDGDVADAHDLYHRAARSARRIGDYSSAVDALLRQVAILRERGDLHGCLMLLQQASDAADRTVDDALQAEVAFRTGALMLELEMPEVAAERLDIALDRSRRLGDLSMESRALAMLSRLDLQLDRRDDALRHFDEVIALETRLGNRTEVARARLTRGQIYLEADRPADAIRELSDARDLIRQVDDPQFSVRTHGLLGSALMLVHREVEALNELENAVHGARALGDVPGEAHWLIAAGEAMLRSGQSDHASALAERAEELARMTADNALRAEVFNLSGQIALVERRLDDAEDAFTSATAAARAAGLPGQSLHYFPLLARLAAESGAIDQALRYIDATIDEATRSGEPGMIARLHSQAARLLTQSGKREAGEQRYMRAVDAAAETGDDLVRGRALQGIAAIYDTAGDLETALDFYRDALQAAMIADDERTIATAHYNIGAILVDENRDEEARNHLTQARDHAEQLRDFALGDRARSLLRLLTPPPAPYSAWNDDESIDFPISEEPSRPRPAPPY
- the pyrF gene encoding orotidine-5'-phosphate decarboxylase, producing the protein MTVDSSSFSQRLRAAQQTQESLLCVGLDPDINRFPDGFARTPESVADFNRAIIEATVDLACCYKPNMGFYLQYGIPGVEALARLRDDVPSHIPVLLDAKLGDISVTSAGYAKAVFETWRYDAVTVNPFLGHDSLEPFLAYSDRAIFVLAKTSNPGSGMLQDRLLAGDGASETVTMAVVRHAREWSSGGNVGLVAGATWPRQLAEIRQAAPELPILIPGVGAQEGDLAAAVSAGLDAEGYGILVNASRAITYASAGRDFQQAARAAALALRDGINAARSGAAG
- a CDS encoding DUF3267 domain-containing protein — encoded protein: MTAETGRPIRPWIGDPPRTDPPEHVGYVELSRERLRMGPMTVVGFVLIPVWWYVIATLVMLAGGSKSLSFAIDGRSLVFGLLIALVAVPVIHELIHGVAGKLVGVKPAYGVGPGFAYTTFREPLGKWQYLAVGLAPLVVLTILSVIVAARFESAAIGAIFFAVINAAGAIGDIWMSWRIVRAPRGAIFYDLADGFAVLIPDPSTRAR
- the aroF gene encoding 3-deoxy-7-phosphoheptulonate synthase, whose amino-acid sequence is MIITMNAEGDLDQQRQIVRMVQERGFQTHVLGRGGNTVIGVSGRTMTPQLRDEIAMLAGVAAVTPATRPYMLAQREARPDGTRVHIGDVVVGGSETVIMAGPCVIEGRDQMLEAAHAVKAAGAHMLRGGAFKPRTSPYSFQGLGEEGLQILALARDVTGLPVVTEVMEPDQVDLVAHYADMLQIGSRNMANFPLLRRAATAGKPILLKRGFSATVEEWLMSAEYLLAGGNDQVVLCERGIRSFDTATRFTLDLNAVPLARQLTHLPVVVDPSHGTGLRQLVEPMALAGIAAGAQGLIVEVHPSPDDALCDAQQSIAPDVLERIVARALAIAELLAPEPRVARIAALAAD
- a CDS encoding threonine/serine dehydratase, producing the protein MATTAPTISDILAARLVVNRYLPPTPIVRSPALDEHLGLALTLKCENMQPVGAFKVRGGIYFMSRLDPEQRARGVVTASTGNHAQSIAYAAREFGVRAVIYMPEINNPDKVAATRRLGAEVVESGADFDACRDEAEAHARREGMRYIHPANEPWLLTGVGTYALELIEAAPDLDTVIVPVGGGSGVCGTAIVFKAMRPQTRIIAVQTRNMPAVYESFHQKQMISLEGGSTFAEGLATRVPFETPFRIMQELVDDVVLVSEEEMRQAMVLLLDKAHLVSEGAGAASLAAAGLLADDLRGQRVGLIVSGGNVTLDTLQRAMCDEAPWP
- the trpE gene encoding anthranilate synthase component I, whose translation is MIDTTAVPDSATRSTESHRYSLSLDDVIALREQGNVIPIYREIMADLETPVSAYLKVAEGPHSFLLESVEGGTTLARYSFLGSDPYLVVRLEDGIANVNQGGYKQSVPYDDPLVALQQFLAPYRAVNVEGLPRFLGGAVGYLSYEAVRYFEDLLVAPDNPNPFPDGVFIFVDTMLVFDHLERKIKVVSHVHVDDDTPIERSYDEATERIERLAGRLERGVTVVPTGDRPLPDTSVRDRARHNMGRETYNTMIDRAKEYIQAGDIFQVVLSQRIEIETGIHPFTLYRALRTVNPSPFMFYLQLGDEQIVGASPEALIRLDGRTLTTHPIAGTRRRGQDDAEDLRLEAELLADEKERAEHVMLVDLARNDIGRVATPGTVEVPVLLTTERFSHVIHLVSHVTGEIRADLSAVDALRACFPAGTVSGAPKIRAMQIIAELERDRRGFYSGCVGYLAYSGNMDMALALRTVAIRDGTVIMQAGGGIVYDSTADFEYQETLNKMGAGLRAIEVAEEIERGARRAGARA
- a CDS encoding CoA transferase is translated as MSQKTDSRGFGPLRGVRVLDLGTMIAAPYAASMLADFGAEVIKVEMPGAGDPSRDLLPQVEGYSVRWGSFSRNKKCVTINLKSPAGRDLFLDLARQADMIVENFRPGTLDRLGLDYETLKQANPRIIVVHISGYGQTGPNRELAGFGTPATAFSGVTYLTGYPDRPPVSPPFSLADYVAGLTGAFAGLMALYYRDTSGDDEGQEVDVSLYEPLFRMLEALVAEFDRLGAVRERTPFVAAGASPAGTYRTADGKWAVLVCSTQRTWERLPAAIGRPELLDDPRFATNADRVAHDDALDALLVSWFEARTYGEAKARLDVAGCPVSLVYSIADIFADEHYHERESIVEVQHPTVGTLKMPGIIPKLSRTPGRVVFPGPALGEHNRDVFGGLLGLDDEQIRALSDDGAI